One part of the Hydrogenobacter sp. T-2 genome encodes these proteins:
- the oadA gene encoding sodium-extruding oxaloacetate decarboxylase subunit alpha: MREIFITDVSLRDGIQSLLATRVRTEDTLEIVGVLDKCGFWSLEVWGGATFDVCLRYLKEDPWERLRIFKKHAPNTKLEMLLRGQNVVGYRHYADDVVEEFVKRAYDNGIEVFRIFDALNDTRNMRKSIETAKKVGAIVKGVLSYTISPVHTVEYYVNVAKELVDMGIDIISIKDQAGLLSPKVAYELVKALKSEFPNYPVHLHTQTTADLAEMAQLKGIEAGADMIDTVFYSLSCQTSHPPGETMIYVLREFGYEVKVDEKLYQKAGDLFASIRTKYKKYDVLPPYPDVGVLLHQVPGGMISNFISQLREQGMEEKLPEVLEEVVRVRQDLGYPPLVTPTSQIVGSQAFLNVLHGERYKVVTKETKDYVKGLYGRPPAPISEELIKKILGEEEPIYHIRPADLLEPELPKVREEAIKAGAKSEEDILSYALFPLVAKEFFEFREKGEKLPPEELIEEKRENIPVEFIVTVHGEQYHVHIAGRGEPTAEGRPFFIRLDGKLEEVILRPLKEVENIPSPYGEITSAMEVKPKRPRPVGVGDVTSPISGKVVNVKVSIGQTVKEGDVLFVVEAMKMENEVHSPVEGVVEEVLISVGDVINPDEVAVKIKPIKI, translated from the coding sequence ATGCGAGAGATTTTTATAACCGATGTATCTCTAAGGGACGGTATCCAGTCTTTACTCGCCACAAGAGTAAGAACAGAAGATACGCTTGAAATAGTGGGGGTTCTTGACAAATGTGGCTTTTGGTCTCTTGAGGTATGGGGTGGGGCAACCTTTGATGTTTGTCTTAGGTATCTAAAGGAAGACCCTTGGGAAAGGCTAAGGATTTTCAAAAAACATGCTCCAAATACAAAACTTGAAATGCTCCTAAGAGGACAAAATGTAGTTGGCTATAGGCACTATGCGGACGATGTGGTGGAGGAATTTGTAAAAAGAGCATACGATAACGGTATAGAAGTCTTTAGGATCTTTGACGCTCTTAACGATACAAGAAATATGAGAAAATCCATAGAAACCGCCAAGAAGGTGGGGGCAATAGTTAAAGGAGTGCTCTCTTATACCATAAGCCCAGTACATACGGTGGAGTATTACGTTAATGTTGCAAAGGAACTGGTAGATATGGGAATAGACATTATTTCTATAAAAGACCAGGCAGGACTGCTGTCTCCAAAGGTAGCCTATGAATTGGTAAAGGCTCTCAAGTCAGAGTTTCCAAACTATCCAGTTCATCTCCATACTCAAACCACTGCGGACCTTGCAGAGATGGCACAGCTCAAGGGTATAGAAGCGGGTGCGGACATGATAGATACGGTCTTTTATAGCCTTTCTTGTCAAACCTCTCACCCACCCGGCGAGACCATGATCTATGTGCTAAGGGAGTTTGGCTATGAGGTTAAAGTGGACGAAAAGCTCTATCAAAAGGCTGGAGACCTCTTTGCAAGTATAAGGACAAAGTATAAGAAATACGATGTTCTGCCACCTTATCCAGACGTGGGAGTTCTTTTGCATCAAGTTCCCGGGGGTATGATATCCAACTTTATAAGCCAATTAAGAGAGCAGGGTATGGAGGAAAAACTACCAGAGGTGCTTGAAGAGGTTGTCAGGGTCCGTCAAGACCTTGGATATCCACCTCTTGTTACGCCCACAAGCCAAATAGTAGGCTCTCAGGCTTTTCTTAATGTGCTACATGGAGAAAGATACAAAGTGGTTACAAAGGAAACAAAGGACTACGTAAAGGGGCTATATGGTAGACCACCCGCACCCATCAGTGAGGAGCTCATAAAGAAAATCCTCGGAGAGGAAGAGCCCATATATCATATAAGACCTGCGGACTTGCTTGAACCAGAGCTACCAAAGGTTAGAGAAGAAGCCATAAAGGCTGGTGCAAAGAGCGAAGAAGATATACTATCCTACGCCCTCTTTCCACTGGTTGCCAAAGAGTTTTTTGAATTCAGAGAAAAAGGAGAGAAACTCCCTCCAGAAGAGCTTATTGAAGAAAAAAGAGAAAACATACCTGTGGAGTTTATAGTGACCGTTCATGGGGAGCAGTATCATGTACACATAGCAGGAAGGGGAGAGCCTACTGCGGAAGGGAGACCTTTCTTTATTAGGCTTGATGGAAAGTTAGAGGAGGTTATTCTTAGACCTCTTAAAGAGGTGGAAAACATACCATCACCCTATGGCGAAATAACCTCTGCTATGGAGGTAAAGCCAAAGAGACCAAGACCTGTGGGTGTTGGAGATGTGACTTCACCTATTTCTGGAAAAGTCGTAAATGTAAAGGTAAGTATAGGACAGACTGTGAAAGAGGGCGATGTGCTCTTTGTGGTGGAAGCCATGAAGATGGAAAATGAGGTTCACAGTCCTGTGGAAGGTGTTGTGGAGGAAGTGCTTATATCTGTGGGTGATGTAATAAATCCAGATGAGGTGGCGGTAAAGATAAAACCCATAAAGATATGA
- a CDS encoding NIL domain-containing protein, whose product MNLIRLQLIYPEERVKDPILCMVCKSFDVVVNIRTAKVTKDTGILTVEIEGEAEEIDRVVKFIEERGVIVQPIEGQIFTE is encoded by the coding sequence ATGAACCTTATAAGACTTCAGCTCATATATCCAGAAGAGAGGGTGAAAGACCCTATCCTATGTATGGTCTGCAAAAGTTTTGATGTGGTTGTTAACATAAGAACCGCAAAAGTCACTAAAGATACAGGCATACTAACCGTTGAAATAGAAGGGGAAGCAGAAGAGATAGATAGGGTTGTGAAGTTTATAGAAGAAAGGGGCGTTATAGTTCAACCCATAGAAGGGCAGATATTTACAGAATGA
- the glyA gene encoding serine hydroxymethyltransferase, with amino-acid sequence MRHLKQTDPEIYEAVVKEYKRQFYHLELIASENFTSLAVMEAQGSVLTNKYAEGLPHKRYYGGCEFVDIAEDLAIKRVKELYGAEHANVQPHSGSQANMAVYMTLLKPGDTILGMDLAHGGHLSHGARVNFSGKIYNVVYYGLNPETELIDYDQVYRLAKEHKPKLIVAGASAYPRVIDWEKFAQIAEDVGAYLMVDMAHYSGLIAGGVYPNPVPYAHFVTSTTHKTLRGPRGGFILCKSEFAKEIDKSVFPGIQGGPLMHVIAAKAVAFKEAMTEEFREYARQVVKNAQAMAEEFMRLGFKVVSNGTDSHIVLLDLRDKGTTGKQAEEALGKANITVNKNAVPFDPLPPTKTSGIRIGTPAMTTRGMKEDEMRYIARLIAQVINNIEDSDTIEKVSKEVIDLCQQFPLYPELKEVIDELSYSKAAHI; translated from the coding sequence ATGAGACACCTTAAACAGACAGACCCAGAGATATATGAGGCAGTGGTAAAGGAATACAAAAGGCAGTTTTACCATCTTGAGCTTATAGCCTCAGAAAACTTCACATCCCTTGCAGTTATGGAAGCACAAGGCTCTGTGCTAACCAACAAGTATGCGGAAGGACTGCCACACAAGAGGTATTACGGTGGCTGTGAGTTCGTAGATATTGCGGAAGACCTTGCCATAAAGAGAGTAAAAGAGCTCTATGGAGCGGAGCATGCCAACGTCCAGCCTCATTCTGGCTCTCAGGCAAACATGGCAGTTTATATGACCCTTTTGAAGCCGGGGGACACCATATTAGGAATGGACCTTGCCCATGGAGGACACCTCTCTCACGGTGCAAGGGTGAACTTCTCTGGAAAGATATATAACGTGGTCTACTATGGGCTAAACCCCGAGACAGAGCTTATAGACTACGACCAAGTCTATAGGTTGGCAAAGGAGCACAAGCCTAAGCTAATAGTAGCTGGTGCCTCCGCATATCCAAGAGTTATAGATTGGGAAAAGTTTGCCCAAATAGCGGAGGATGTGGGTGCTTACCTTATGGTGGACATGGCACACTACTCAGGCTTGATAGCAGGTGGTGTGTATCCAAACCCTGTGCCTTATGCTCACTTTGTAACTTCTACAACCCACAAGACCCTAAGAGGTCCAAGGGGAGGCTTTATCCTCTGCAAGTCAGAGTTTGCAAAGGAAATAGACAAAAGCGTATTTCCTGGAATACAAGGCGGACCACTTATGCATGTGATCGCAGCAAAGGCGGTAGCCTTCAAAGAAGCCATGACAGAAGAGTTTAGAGAGTACGCAAGGCAGGTAGTTAAAAACGCCCAAGCCATGGCTGAAGAGTTTATGAGGCTTGGCTTTAAAGTGGTCTCTAACGGAACAGACAGCCACATAGTGCTTCTTGACCTCAGAGACAAGGGAACCACTGGCAAACAGGCGGAAGAGGCCCTCGGCAAAGCAAACATAACGGTTAACAAAAACGCGGTTCCCTTTGACCCACTTCCACCCACAAAGACAAGCGGTATAAGGATAGGAACGCCTGCCATGACTACAAGAGGCATGAAGGAAGATGAGATGAGATACATAGCAAGGCTCATAGCACAGGTTATAAACAACATAGAGGATAGTGATACTATAGAGAAAGTCAGCAAAGAGGTGATAGACCTCTGCCAACAATTTCCACTATATCCTGAACTCAAAGAGGTAATAGATGAGCTTTCTTATAGCAAAGCAGCCCATATTTAA
- a CDS encoding EAL and HDOD domain-containing protein has product MSFLIAKQPIFNKEGRRVAFEVFLRKKENMHVYPKEVPYNRATYIIVEIILEQGIDRVGEGKKIMINVSLDSLINKAIEALDPKKLIIDIIEPQMPVGGVVYKQILNAIDRYIERGVVFSLDESHLNNVKLAGLLDKISIISVDVKRLNQNIVELARKNSKTLLISRIESEKEYNRVIDVGNYFQGNYLESPFILKEFQSAPYLKHTLLKTMAVIHSAQSPKEVASIISTDVGMTAKILRLVNSAYYSPIKEIKSVEQACALLGLKNLKNFLLVLAMNDYISIENPELWKKSLIRALIAQRIAELIYPQYESEAYLIGLFSLIDEILGMDKIAFLKDVKMEQEIIDGYTGKNARLRSILDYSIVLEEKFPELLNMQESTQSDFIANLERLTGINGQILIDIAKSSFEMADHILKV; this is encoded by the coding sequence ATGAGCTTTCTTATAGCAAAGCAGCCCATATTTAACAAAGAAGGTAGGAGGGTTGCTTTTGAAGTCTTTCTCAGAAAAAAGGAAAATATGCACGTATATCCAAAAGAAGTTCCATACAATAGGGCAACTTACATAATAGTAGAAATAATCTTAGAACAGGGCATAGACAGAGTTGGTGAAGGGAAGAAGATAATGATAAATGTGTCGCTTGATTCTCTAATCAATAAGGCTATAGAGGCTCTTGACCCTAAAAAACTCATAATAGACATAATTGAACCTCAAATGCCTGTAGGTGGAGTGGTTTACAAGCAAATACTCAACGCAATCGATAGATATATTGAGAGAGGTGTCGTTTTCAGTCTTGACGAAAGTCATCTAAACAACGTTAAACTCGCTGGGCTTTTAGATAAGATAAGTATTATATCTGTGGACGTAAAAAGGTTAAATCAGAATATAGTAGAGCTTGCAAGAAAAAATTCAAAAACTCTTCTTATATCAAGAATAGAAAGCGAAAAAGAATACAATAGAGTCATAGATGTGGGAAATTATTTTCAGGGTAACTATTTAGAAAGCCCTTTTATACTTAAAGAGTTTCAAAGTGCCCCCTATTTGAAACATACACTACTCAAAACCATGGCTGTAATCCACTCTGCCCAAAGCCCTAAAGAAGTAGCCAGCATAATATCTACAGATGTGGGTATGACCGCAAAAATCCTTAGGCTCGTTAATTCCGCCTACTATTCTCCAATCAAAGAAATAAAGAGCGTTGAGCAAGCTTGTGCTCTGCTTGGACTAAAGAATTTAAAGAATTTTCTACTCGTGCTGGCTATGAATGACTACATATCTATCGAAAACCCAGAATTATGGAAGAAATCACTTATAAGAGCTCTAATAGCTCAACGAATTGCAGAACTTATATATCCCCAATACGAATCTGAAGCATACCTAATAGGTCTTTTTTCTCTAATAGATGAGATCCTTGGCATGGATAAAATAGCTTTTCTAAAAGATGTTAAAATGGAGCAGGAAATTATTGACGGATATACTGGGAAGAATGCGCGCTTAAGGAGCATATTGGATTATTCCATAGTATTGGAGGAAAAATTTCCAGAGTTGCTGAATATGCAAGAATCTACCCAGAGTGATTTTATCGCAAACTTAGAAAGGCTTACCGGCATAAACGGTCAAATTCTAATTGATATAGCTAAATCTTCCTTTGAAATGGCTGACCACATCCTCAAGGTCTGA
- the guaA gene encoding glutamine-hydrolyzing GMP synthase: MVVKRSVLILNFGSQYVQLIARRVRELGVYSEIVPYHISHEEVREKNPYCLIFSGGPASVYEQDAPLPKPELYNLNIPILGICYGLQTIVHQLGGMVKRSQKQEYGRAKLRVLKEDPLFEGLPREFDVWMSHADKAVKLPENFLSLASSENSPYAVIKHKSKPIYGVQFHPEVAHTQYGKELLANFLFRVSNAEKNWEMGNFIEEKIEDIRQEVGKGKVICALSGGVDSTVSALLTYKAIGKQLHCIFVDHGLLRKGEVEEVEGYFRKMGLPFQRVDAKEVFLQRLKGIEDPEEKRRLIGHTFIEVFEKEAKSFGAEFLLQGTLYPDVVESAGIPGAKVIKTHHNVGGLPERMNLRLVEPLRELFKDEVRMVGRLLGVPEEVLMRHPFPGPGLAIRILGEVKEEDLEILREADYIFIQELKKWGLYNKVWQAFAVLLPVKSVGVMGDVRTYERVVGLRAVDSSDGMTADWSRLPYEFLDHVMRRIINEVKGVNRVVYDISSKPPATIEWE, from the coding sequence ATGGTGGTAAAAAGGTCTGTCCTAATCCTTAATTTTGGCTCTCAGTATGTTCAGCTTATTGCAAGAAGAGTAAGAGAGCTTGGTGTATACAGTGAAATCGTGCCTTACCACATAAGCCATGAGGAGGTAAGGGAGAAAAACCCCTACTGCCTTATATTCTCCGGCGGTCCAGCCTCTGTATACGAACAGGACGCACCCCTTCCAAAGCCAGAGCTATACAACCTTAACATTCCCATTCTTGGTATATGCTATGGGCTTCAGACTATAGTGCATCAACTGGGTGGTATGGTGAAAAGGTCTCAAAAACAAGAATACGGAAGAGCAAAGCTAAGAGTTCTAAAGGAAGACCCGCTATTTGAAGGTTTACCAAGGGAATTTGACGTGTGGATGAGCCACGCGGACAAGGCGGTAAAATTGCCAGAAAATTTTCTAAGTCTTGCCAGTTCAGAAAACTCTCCCTATGCGGTTATAAAACACAAAAGCAAGCCCATTTACGGCGTGCAGTTTCACCCAGAGGTGGCACATACCCAGTATGGAAAGGAACTGCTTGCCAACTTTCTCTTTCGCGTAAGTAATGCGGAGAAAAACTGGGAGATGGGTAATTTTATAGAGGAAAAAATAGAGGATATAAGGCAAGAGGTGGGAAAGGGAAAAGTGATATGTGCCCTCTCTGGCGGTGTGGACTCAACAGTCTCTGCACTCTTGACATACAAGGCTATAGGTAAACAACTGCACTGTATTTTTGTAGACCACGGACTTTTGAGAAAAGGTGAAGTGGAGGAGGTGGAAGGCTACTTTAGAAAAATGGGCTTACCCTTTCAGCGTGTGGACGCCAAAGAAGTGTTTTTGCAAAGGCTGAAGGGTATAGAAGACCCTGAGGAAAAGAGAAGGCTAATAGGACATACCTTCATAGAGGTCTTTGAGAAGGAGGCAAAGAGCTTTGGTGCTGAGTTTCTTCTGCAAGGCACTCTATACCCTGACGTGGTGGAAAGTGCGGGCATTCCCGGTGCAAAGGTGATAAAGACTCACCACAACGTGGGTGGTCTTCCAGAGAGGATGAACCTAAGACTTGTTGAACCTCTGAGGGAGCTTTTTAAGGATGAGGTGCGCATGGTGGGAAGACTCTTGGGAGTGCCAGAAGAGGTGCTCATGCGTCATCCCTTTCCCGGTCCAGGTCTTGCTATAAGGATACTGGGTGAGGTCAAAGAAGAAGACTTAGAAATTCTCAGAGAGGCGGACTACATATTCATACAGGAGCTAAAGAAATGGGGGCTTTATAACAAGGTATGGCAGGCTTTTGCGGTGCTTCTTCCTGTCAAGAGCGTGGGCGTTATGGGAGATGTAAGAACTTACGAGAGGGTAGTAGGATTAAGGGCAGTGGACAGCTCAGATGGTATGACAGCGGACTGGTCAAGGCTTCCCTATGAATTTTTGGACCACGTAATGAGGAGGATAATAAACGAGGTAAAGGGAGTAAACAGGGTGGTCTACGACATATCTTCAAAACCACCAGCGACCATAGAATGGGAGTAA
- the thiL gene encoding thiamine-phosphate kinase has product MKISEIGEFGLIERLKGLLNSHIIGDDTAPIKLQENTLLLTCDLLLQDRHFRIHYPPSAIGWKAISVNVSDVVANGGEPLYCLVSLILPDLEVRYVEGIYLGIKKACEFYSCQVVGGNISKGDKLGLDIFMIGKADRFVGRGGAKVGDGVFVSGTLGDSRAGLELLQMEKKHYEDFELRLIEKHLRPTARIDFIRHISKYANASMDISDGLSSDVEKLSKASQVKISLFSDKIPISQELVSFCKRHGKDPLEYALSGGEDYELLFTHLPERLNPFLSMVQIGFVEEGEGVFLDGKPLKPTGFDHFRVV; this is encoded by the coding sequence ATGAAGATATCTGAAATAGGCGAGTTTGGTCTCATAGAAAGGCTCAAGGGATTACTGAATAGCCACATTATAGGAGATGACACCGCACCTATAAAACTTCAAGAAAATACCTTGCTTTTAACCTGCGACCTACTTCTTCAGGATAGACATTTCAGAATTCACTATCCACCCTCTGCCATAGGCTGGAAGGCTATATCGGTGAATGTGAGCGATGTGGTGGCAAATGGTGGAGAGCCACTTTACTGTCTTGTTTCTCTAATCTTGCCAGACTTAGAGGTAAGATATGTGGAGGGTATATACTTGGGCATAAAGAAGGCTTGCGAGTTTTATTCCTGTCAGGTAGTGGGTGGAAACATAAGCAAGGGTGATAAACTCGGTTTGGATATTTTCATGATTGGCAAGGCGGATAGGTTTGTGGGAAGAGGTGGTGCAAAGGTGGGAGATGGAGTTTTTGTTTCTGGAACTTTGGGTGACTCAAGGGCTGGGCTTGAACTTCTTCAAATGGAGAAAAAGCACTACGAAGATTTTGAACTAAGGCTCATAGAAAAACATCTAAGACCTACCGCAAGGATAGACTTTATAAGGCATATATCCAAATATGCCAATGCCAGCATGGATATAAGCGATGGGCTCTCCTCGGATGTGGAAAAACTCTCAAAGGCAAGCCAAGTAAAGATTAGCCTTTTTTCTGATAAGATACCTATATCTCAAGAACTTGTAAGCTTTTGCAAAAGACATGGCAAAGACCCACTTGAGTATGCACTCTCTGGTGGGGAGGACTATGAGCTTTTGTTTACTCATCTTCCTGAAAGGTTGAACCCCTTTCTAAGTATGGTGCAGATAGGTTTTGTGGAAGAGGGTGAGGGTGTTTTTCTTGACGGTAAACCTCTAAAACCTACGGGTTTTGACCACTTTAGGGTGGTATAA
- a CDS encoding metallophosphoesterase, with translation MRWFILVFLTLFALMHLYAYSRVFKPALGKRGRWVIALLLSFGFFSPFIWRYADANMGPQAAYVTALSGLMWAGFLLYLVVVGLLFDLYRGMVYISRRFFGINPLPVPSSKTIALSILLLSTTLSAYSHYETLNLKVERYTLYTDKLPENIQRLKVLHISDIHLGPVMGMDKIRLVLEVYEREKPDLVVSTGDLVDGNMRNKLHLADALSEMKPPLGKYAVLGNHEYYRGLEQAIDFTQRAGFRLLRGDLAQIREVNLTVVGIDDDDCRFFKKCQGTLSDRELLEKANPNSFVLYLKHKPRLQEGAERLFDLMLSGHTHGGVYYPVGKLILTRLFISDRGFHRLEDSYIYISKGVGTGGPPMRLFSPPDVAVIEIVNRRR, from the coding sequence ATGAGATGGTTTATATTGGTCTTTCTAACCCTTTTTGCCCTTATGCATCTTTATGCTTACTCAAGGGTTTTTAAACCTGCACTTGGAAAAAGGGGGAGATGGGTCATTGCCTTGTTGCTTTCTTTTGGATTTTTCTCACCCTTTATATGGCGTTATGCGGATGCTAATATGGGTCCTCAGGCTGCTTATGTTACTGCTTTAAGCGGTCTAATGTGGGCTGGTTTTTTACTGTATTTAGTTGTAGTGGGTTTGCTTTTTGACCTATATAGGGGTATGGTCTATATTTCCCGTAGGTTTTTTGGTATAAACCCTCTGCCTGTGCCTTCCTCAAAAACAATAGCCCTTTCTATTTTGCTTCTTTCCACCACGCTGTCCGCATATAGTCACTATGAGACACTTAACCTCAAAGTAGAGAGGTATACTCTATACACCGATAAACTTCCAGAAAACATCCAAAGGCTAAAGGTGCTCCACATATCGGATATACATCTTGGTCCTGTAATGGGGATGGACAAAATAAGACTTGTGCTTGAGGTGTATGAAAGGGAAAAGCCAGACCTTGTGGTTTCTACGGGAGATTTAGTGGATGGGAATATGAGGAACAAACTCCACTTGGCTGATGCTTTGTCTGAGATGAAGCCACCCTTGGGAAAGTATGCGGTTTTGGGAAACCACGAATACTATAGAGGTCTGGAACAGGCTATAGACTTTACCCAAAGGGCTGGCTTTAGGCTCTTAAGGGGAGACTTGGCACAGATAAGGGAAGTAAACTTAACTGTGGTTGGAATTGACGACGATGACTGTAGGTTTTTCAAAAAGTGCCAAGGCACTCTTTCCGACAGGGAACTATTAGAAAAGGCAAATCCTAACAGTTTTGTCCTATATCTCAAACACAAACCGCGCCTACAAGAGGGTGCGGAGAGGCTCTTTGACCTTATGCTCTCGGGACACACGCATGGTGGTGTGTATTACCCTGTGGGGAAACTCATCCTCACAAGGCTCTTTATAAGTGATAGAGGCTTTCATAGGCTGGAAGACTCTTACATTTACATAAGCAAAGGTGTGGGCACAGGTGGACCACCCATGAGGCTCTTTTCTCCACCAGATGTGGCAGTTATTGAGATTGTAAACAGGCGGAGATAA
- a CDS encoding response regulator, translated as MSLKILVVEDENDLAELIAYNLKKEGYEALVCLRGADAIKYLEENPPDLLLLDVMLPDYDGFRIAQYVRGKESLKDIPIIFVTARDMEQDKLKGFSLGADDYITKPFSLKELLARVKAVLRRVGKERRQTQFRLGGIHIDLEKKEVKRGEEAIELTPTEFLILSALLENYGKPVSREYLIERVLKRDVYDRTVDVHIKKLREKLGEEGKAIQTVRGFGYKLEI; from the coding sequence ATGAGTTTGAAGATACTTGTGGTAGAAGATGAGAATGACCTTGCGGAGTTGATAGCTTACAATCTAAAGAAAGAAGGCTACGAAGCCCTTGTTTGTCTTAGGGGTGCGGATGCCATAAAATACCTTGAAGAAAACCCGCCAGACCTTCTGCTTCTTGATGTGATGCTTCCAGACTACGATGGCTTTAGGATAGCCCAGTATGTGAGAGGAAAAGAAAGTCTTAAGGATATACCCATAATATTCGTAACCGCACGGGACATGGAACAGGATAAGCTAAAGGGTTTCTCTCTCGGTGCGGACGACTACATAACCAAACCCTTTTCCTTAAAGGAACTTCTTGCAAGGGTAAAGGCGGTCTTACGAAGGGTTGGGAAGGAGAGAAGGCAAACCCAATTCAGGCTCGGAGGTATTCATATAGACTTGGAAAAAAAGGAGGTTAAAAGGGGCGAGGAAGCTATTGAACTTACACCCACAGAGTTTCTAATACTGTCCGCCTTGCTTGAAAATTATGGCAAGCCCGTGAGCAGAGAATACCTTATAGAAAGGGTGCTAAAGAGAGATGTATACGATAGAACTGTAGATGTGCACATAAAGAAGCTAAGGGAAAAACTTGGTGAAGAGGGGAAAGCTATTCAGACAGTGAGGGGCTTTGGGTATAAGTTGGAAATATGA
- a CDS encoding class I SAM-dependent methyltransferase, whose amino-acid sequence MVEKIITRLNEGFSEGLSLELPDGRCIGKGLHRIKVLKEDVLKEVLKDPEMGFCEAYMRGDISIDGDLEKVLIACMEYVESEGKRGKREVFSSLLRWILKGIGLIKKVEGKEVRRHYDLGNEFYQLWLDKSMTYSCAFFSDKNMSLEEAQSEKRRIIYEKLQLKEGDRLLDIGCGWGSIILETAQLYGVQSTGITLSKNQYEFVKERIKSLGLEGKAEVYLMHYEDLPKIGRKFNKVVSVGMFEHVGKGRHRKFFEVVREIMEDGGLFLLHTIGKVHTSSQSRWIRKYIFPGGYLPSIEEVIRASKGLGFNLIDIDNWRLHYYLTLKEWKKRFLTVRDWVVKRYGEEFYRMWELYLTSSAVSFYRGSNHLFQFLLSKGVINTYPVMRRYIGQPLLSS is encoded by the coding sequence ATGGTAGAAAAGATCATAACAAGGCTGAACGAGGGTTTTAGCGAAGGTTTATCCCTTGAACTGCCTGATGGGAGGTGCATTGGAAAGGGATTGCATAGGATAAAGGTTTTGAAAGAGGATGTCTTAAAGGAGGTTTTAAAAGACCCTGAGATGGGCTTTTGCGAAGCCTACATGAGGGGAGATATAAGTATTGATGGTGATTTGGAGAAGGTTTTGATAGCCTGTATGGAGTATGTGGAATCTGAAGGTAAAAGGGGGAAAAGGGAGGTTTTTTCCTCTCTCCTCAGGTGGATTTTGAAGGGTATAGGGCTTATCAAAAAGGTTGAAGGCAAAGAGGTAAGAAGGCACTACGACCTAGGTAACGAATTTTATCAGCTTTGGCTCGATAAGTCAATGACTTATTCCTGTGCCTTCTTTTCAGACAAAAACATGAGCCTTGAGGAAGCACAAAGTGAAAAGAGAAGGATAATATACGAAAAACTCCAGCTAAAAGAGGGAGACAGGCTTTTAGACATTGGCTGTGGGTGGGGTTCTATAATTCTTGAAACCGCACAGCTATACGGAGTTCAATCCACCGGCATAACCCTCTCTAAGAATCAGTATGAGTTTGTCAAGGAGAGAATAAAGAGCCTTGGTCTGGAAGGTAAGGCTGAGGTGTATCTTATGCACTACGAAGATTTGCCAAAGATCGGTAGAAAGTTCAACAAAGTAGTGTCAGTAGGTATGTTTGAGCATGTAGGAAAGGGAAGGCATAGGAAGTTTTTTGAAGTGGTCCGTGAAATAATGGAAGATGGCGGACTTTTCCTGCTCCATACCATAGGAAAGGTTCACACCTCAAGCCAGAGCAGATGGATAAGAAAATACATATTTCCGGGTGGCTACCTACCCTCCATAGAAGAGGTGATCAGAGCTTCCAAAGGGCTTGGTTTCAACCTTATAGACATAGACAATTGGAGGCTTCACTATTATCTAACTCTGAAGGAATGGAAGAAGAGGTTTTTGACTGTTAGGGACTGGGTTGTTAAGCGGTATGGGGAGGAGTTCTATAGAATGTGGGAGCTGTATCTTACTTCCTCTGCAGTTTCCTTCTACAGGGGGAGCAATCATCTTTTTCAGTTTCTCCTATCAAAGGGGGTGATAAACACTTATCCGGTGATGAGAAGATACATAGGTCAACCTCTTCTCAGCTCATGA